In Lathamus discolor isolate bLatDis1 chromosome 1, bLatDis1.hap1, whole genome shotgun sequence, the following are encoded in one genomic region:
- the SOCS2 gene encoding suppressor of cytokine signaling 2 isoform X1 — MEREKHVSCPALYIYHVLHRAVPSRTRAAGDPRRRPRSIPQPPGRPAVRGASLPPWQHAPHLAPVPRGTASRVTLVQGGPTCSCASQRASRAVPALGPVPLPVTPPPIPVLLVPLRAQHKVPRLPTPPKASPPFRAAARLRLPLPRERRISRFALAVERDHLRGPPPRPRRRGVGHRLSVGGRRCPSPAPPGGDLSPRVPPLDAGKFRRGSARNARAASGAPLAGLAANHAFSAPRRRPARRPGPCTRRGVEHRGGGGGEAEPFPCRQPPTCVRAGPRPPPPPPMTLRSAESLESTEGSRARWGHPGTAAPVAEEFCEAAQLAAAMEELRRAGWYWGNMTVAEAKERLQDAPEGTFLVRDSSHSEYLLTISVKTSAGPTNLRIEYQDGKFRLDSITCVRSRLKQFNSVVHLIEYYVLMCKNRTETPSNGTVHLYLNKPLYTSTPSLQHRCRIAINKCTNQIWELPLPTRLKEYLKEYQYQV, encoded by the exons ATGGAACGGGAAAAGCATGTTTCCTGCCCCGCGCTATATATATATCACGTCCTCCACCGCGCTGTCCCTTCCCGTACACGAGCGGCCGGCGATCCACGGCGCCGCCCGCGTTCCATCCCCCAGCCCCCTGGGCGCCCCGCTGTCCGGGGGGCCTCACTCCCGCCCTGGCAGCACGCACCGCACCTTGCTCCCGTTCCTAGAGGTACGGCTTCGCGTGTGACCTTAGTGCAAGGCGGACCGACCTGTTCCTGCGCGTCGCAGCGTGCAAGCCGGGCAGTGCCGGCTCTGGGACCTGTCCCGCTCCCCGTTACTCCTCCCCCCATACCAGTCCTGCTCGTACCTTTACGTGCCCAGCATAAAGTCCCACGACTTCCTACCCCTCCAAAAGCCTCCCCCCCCTTCAGAGCTGCCGCCCGACTTCGCCTACCCCTGCCGAGGGAGCGGCGCATCAGCCGGTTTGCCCTTGCTGTAGAGCGGGACCACCTTCGCGGTCCGCCGCCTCGTCCCCGGCGAAGGGGAGTCGGGCACAGGCTTAGCGTCGGGGGGAGGAGATGTCCCTCCCCCGCTCCGCCGGGAGGTGATCTCTCGCCTCGGGTCCCTCCTCTGGATGCTGGGAAGTTCCGAAGAGGGAGCGCTAGAAACGCACGGGCTGCGTCGGGAGCGCCTCTCGCGGGGCTCGCCGCTAACCACGCTTTCTCCGCTCCCAGGCGGCGCCCGGCCCGGAGGCCGGGGCCATGCACCCGTCGCGGCGTTGAGcaccgcggcggcggcggcggcgaagCGGAGCCTtttccctgcaggcagcccccgACCTGCGTGCGAGCGgggccgcgcccgccgccgccgccccccatGACCCTGCGCTCCGCCGAGTCCCTGGAGAGCACGGAGGGCTCCCGGGCGCGCTGGGGACACCCCGGGACGGCGGCGCCTGTTGCCGAGGAGTTCTGTGAGGCGGCGCAGCTGGCGGCCGCTATGGAGGAGCTGCGGCGGGCAG GATGGTACTGGGGCAACATGACTGTTGCTGAAGCTAAAGAGAGATTGCAGGATGCTCCCGAAGGGACCTTCTTGGTTAGGGATAGTTCACATTCAGAGTATCTATTGACTATTTCGGTAAAAACGTCAGCGGGACCGACCAACCTACGTATAGAATATCAAGATGGCAAGTTTAGACTGGACTCTATCACATGTGTCAGATCTAGACTTAAGCAGTTCAACAGCGTTGTGCATTTGATTGAGTACTATGTTCTTATGTgcaagaacagaacagaaacaccGTCAAATGGAACAGTTCATCTTTACTTGAACAAACCTCTCTATACATCCACTCCATCTCTGCAACACCGCTGCAGAATAGCTATAAACAAATGCACAAATCAGATCTGGGAGCTGCCATTACCAACAAGACTAAAAGAGTACTTGAAAGAGTACCAATACCAGGTATAA
- the SOCS2 gene encoding suppressor of cytokine signaling 2 isoform X3, which produces MMRFLESSWKAAFTVCPSTASTLLLGAGCCAPRCRRQRQQPEHPTSRRRQRRPQPRPAEPGRRPARRPGPCTRRGVEHRGGGGGEAEPFPCRQPPTCVRAGPRPPPPPPMTLRSAESLESTEGSRARWGHPGTAAPVAEEFCEAAQLAAAMEELRRAGWYWGNMTVAEAKERLQDAPEGTFLVRDSSHSEYLLTISVKTSAGPTNLRIEYQDGKFRLDSITCVRSRLKQFNSVVHLIEYYVLMCKNRTETPSNGTVHLYLNKPLYTSTPSLQHRCRIAINKCTNQIWELPLPTRLKEYLKEYQYQV; this is translated from the exons ATGATGCGGTTCCTGGAAAGTTCCTGGAAAGCAGCCTTT actgtctgccccagcacagcctcGACGCTTCTCCTCGGCGCCGGGTGCTGTGCTCCCCGCTGCCGCCGGCAGCGGCAACAACCTGAGCACCCCACCTCCAGGCGGAGACAGCGGCGGCCCCAACCCCGTCCGGCCGAGCCTGG GCGGCGCCCGGCCCGGAGGCCGGGGCCATGCACCCGTCGCGGCGTTGAGcaccgcggcggcggcggcggcgaagCGGAGCCTtttccctgcaggcagcccccgACCTGCGTGCGAGCGgggccgcgcccgccgccgccgccccccatGACCCTGCGCTCCGCCGAGTCCCTGGAGAGCACGGAGGGCTCCCGGGCGCGCTGGGGACACCCCGGGACGGCGGCGCCTGTTGCCGAGGAGTTCTGTGAGGCGGCGCAGCTGGCGGCCGCTATGGAGGAGCTGCGGCGGGCAG GATGGTACTGGGGCAACATGACTGTTGCTGAAGCTAAAGAGAGATTGCAGGATGCTCCCGAAGGGACCTTCTTGGTTAGGGATAGTTCACATTCAGAGTATCTATTGACTATTTCGGTAAAAACGTCAGCGGGACCGACCAACCTACGTATAGAATATCAAGATGGCAAGTTTAGACTGGACTCTATCACATGTGTCAGATCTAGACTTAAGCAGTTCAACAGCGTTGTGCATTTGATTGAGTACTATGTTCTTATGTgcaagaacagaacagaaacaccGTCAAATGGAACAGTTCATCTTTACTTGAACAAACCTCTCTATACATCCACTCCATCTCTGCAACACCGCTGCAGAATAGCTATAAACAAATGCACAAATCAGATCTGGGAGCTGCCATTACCAACAAGACTAAAAGAGTACTTGAAAGAGTACCAATACCAGGTATAA
- the SOCS2 gene encoding suppressor of cytokine signaling 2 isoform X2 has translation MMRFLESSWKAAFQTVCPSTASTLLLGAGCCAPRCRRQRQQPEHPTSRRRQRRPQPRPAEPGRRPARRPGPCTRRGVEHRGGGGGEAEPFPCRQPPTCVRAGPRPPPPPPMTLRSAESLESTEGSRARWGHPGTAAPVAEEFCEAAQLAAAMEELRRAGWYWGNMTVAEAKERLQDAPEGTFLVRDSSHSEYLLTISVKTSAGPTNLRIEYQDGKFRLDSITCVRSRLKQFNSVVHLIEYYVLMCKNRTETPSNGTVHLYLNKPLYTSTPSLQHRCRIAINKCTNQIWELPLPTRLKEYLKEYQYQV, from the exons ATGATGCGGTTCCTGGAAAGTTCCTGGAAAGCAGCCTTT cagactgtctgccccagcacagcctcGACGCTTCTCCTCGGCGCCGGGTGCTGTGCTCCCCGCTGCCGCCGGCAGCGGCAACAACCTGAGCACCCCACCTCCAGGCGGAGACAGCGGCGGCCCCAACCCCGTCCGGCCGAGCCTGG GCGGCGCCCGGCCCGGAGGCCGGGGCCATGCACCCGTCGCGGCGTTGAGcaccgcggcggcggcggcggcgaagCGGAGCCTtttccctgcaggcagcccccgACCTGCGTGCGAGCGgggccgcgcccgccgccgccgccccccatGACCCTGCGCTCCGCCGAGTCCCTGGAGAGCACGGAGGGCTCCCGGGCGCGCTGGGGACACCCCGGGACGGCGGCGCCTGTTGCCGAGGAGTTCTGTGAGGCGGCGCAGCTGGCGGCCGCTATGGAGGAGCTGCGGCGGGCAG GATGGTACTGGGGCAACATGACTGTTGCTGAAGCTAAAGAGAGATTGCAGGATGCTCCCGAAGGGACCTTCTTGGTTAGGGATAGTTCACATTCAGAGTATCTATTGACTATTTCGGTAAAAACGTCAGCGGGACCGACCAACCTACGTATAGAATATCAAGATGGCAAGTTTAGACTGGACTCTATCACATGTGTCAGATCTAGACTTAAGCAGTTCAACAGCGTTGTGCATTTGATTGAGTACTATGTTCTTATGTgcaagaacagaacagaaacaccGTCAAATGGAACAGTTCATCTTTACTTGAACAAACCTCTCTATACATCCACTCCATCTCTGCAACACCGCTGCAGAATAGCTATAAACAAATGCACAAATCAGATCTGGGAGCTGCCATTACCAACAAGACTAAAAGAGTACTTGAAAGAGTACCAATACCAGGTATAA
- the SOCS2 gene encoding suppressor of cytokine signaling 2 isoform X4 — protein sequence MTLRSAESLESTEGSRARWGHPGTAAPVAEEFCEAAQLAAAMEELRRAGWYWGNMTVAEAKERLQDAPEGTFLVRDSSHSEYLLTISVKTSAGPTNLRIEYQDGKFRLDSITCVRSRLKQFNSVVHLIEYYVLMCKNRTETPSNGTVHLYLNKPLYTSTPSLQHRCRIAINKCTNQIWELPLPTRLKEYLKEYQYQV from the exons atGACCCTGCGCTCCGCCGAGTCCCTGGAGAGCACGGAGGGCTCCCGGGCGCGCTGGGGACACCCCGGGACGGCGGCGCCTGTTGCCGAGGAGTTCTGTGAGGCGGCGCAGCTGGCGGCCGCTATGGAGGAGCTGCGGCGGGCAG GATGGTACTGGGGCAACATGACTGTTGCTGAAGCTAAAGAGAGATTGCAGGATGCTCCCGAAGGGACCTTCTTGGTTAGGGATAGTTCACATTCAGAGTATCTATTGACTATTTCGGTAAAAACGTCAGCGGGACCGACCAACCTACGTATAGAATATCAAGATGGCAAGTTTAGACTGGACTCTATCACATGTGTCAGATCTAGACTTAAGCAGTTCAACAGCGTTGTGCATTTGATTGAGTACTATGTTCTTATGTgcaagaacagaacagaaacaccGTCAAATGGAACAGTTCATCTTTACTTGAACAAACCTCTCTATACATCCACTCCATCTCTGCAACACCGCTGCAGAATAGCTATAAACAAATGCACAAATCAGATCTGGGAGCTGCCATTACCAACAAGACTAAAAGAGTACTTGAAAGAGTACCAATACCAGGTATAA